The following are encoded together in the Mycteria americana isolate JAX WOST 10 ecotype Jacksonville Zoo and Gardens chromosome 2, USCA_MyAme_1.0, whole genome shotgun sequence genome:
- the TOMM7 gene encoding mitochondrial import receptor subunit TOM7 homolog, protein MESRPPPLAQRYEGGWAPPPLSAAAGMPKLSKEAKQRLQQLFKGGQFAIRWGFIPVVLYLGFKRGADPGMPEPTIWSLLWG, encoded by the exons ATGGAGTCCCGCCCACCGCCGCTGGCGCAGCGTTACGAGGGCGGCTgggctcctcctcctctctccgcCGCCGCCGGAATGCCGAAGCTTAGCAAGGAGGCCAAGCAGCGGCTACAGCAGCTCTTCAAGGGCGGCCAGTTCGCCATCCGCTGGGGCTTCATCCCCGTCGTGCTCTACCTAG GTTTTAAGAGAGGTGCAGATCCTGGAATGCCTGAGCCAACAATCTGGAG TCTACTTTGGGGATGA